The genomic interval TCAACTCATCTCCAGCCCCGATTTCTATTACCACCGCCGAAAATCAGGCACCACCCGCCTTCTCGCCTGCTTCATCCAAGCTCTTCCCCCTGCCTTCTCCACCACCGGATGGAAGCTCTGCACCTCACTCGCTTACGGACTCACCGTTTTTGACTCACTGAGTCAATCCTGGGAACGAATCCCTCCGATTCCACAGTACCCAGATGGCGTTCCTTTGTTCTGCCACATAGCCAGTACCGAAGGAAAATTGGTGCTCATGGGCGGCTGGGATCCAGAGACTTACGATCCGATCGTTGATGTTTTCGTTTACGATTTTACCCGATGTGGCTGGAGGAAGGGGAAAGATATGCCTTCTAAGCGCTCTTTTTTTGCAATTGGGGCTTCCGATGGACGAATCTTCATCTCCGGTGGCCACGACGAGAGCAAAAACGCCTTGAAATCGGCTTGGGTTTACGATCTGAGAACCGACGAGTGGACCGAGTTGCCCCAAATGAGTCAGGGGAGGGACGAGTGCGAAGGGCTGATGGTCGGCCGCGAGTTCTGGGTGGTTAGCGGCTACGACACCGAGCGGCAGGGGATGTTCGACGCCAGCGCCGAAGTTTACGACATCGATTCCGGCGAGTGGCGGGTTGTGGATCAGGCATGGGAGGCAGGGCGGTGCCCGCGGGCATGCGTCGGAATGGATAAAGACGGAAAACTAACGAACTGGTCGGAATCGGCGCCGGCCGTGAGAGTCGGAGCGTGCGGGACGGTGATCGGAACCCGGACTGTGGTGACCGGATCGGAGTACCAAGGGGGCCCGCAGAATTTCCATTTGATGGAGACGGAAggagggcaaaacggtaaaatGAGCAAAATTAATGTTCCAGAAGAGTACAGTGGGTACGTGCAATCGGGATGCTGCGTGGAGGTGTGATTGACGAAAAATATCTGAGGGGAAGGGTAGTATCGTAATTTTGCTATGTTTggaatattatataatattatagtTACCGACGACGATGTACATAAATACATAGAGAGTGGGAAGAGATTACGAAAATTTTTTGTTGTGGTGCGTAATTAAAATTTCCCTAATCTTCCAATATATTATGTAGTTTTTAAACTTTGGACCAATTCTCCTGTGTGcggattttatttatttctatttttgagTCTTGTAGCCGACGGTAGTGAGTGAGCATAACATAGCTTCTTCACAAAACTTTTcaccaatttaaaaatttaaggaaaTTTCAACAGTTAAGATCAATTTactcaaaatattacaattaacCTTATACATACTCAAATGTGCACAAACAAATTCTAAACTGTAATTTGGATTATAAGGATAAGTTCTTTTTAATTCTACATTATTTGAAAACGATCTTCGAAACTACTTTGAGATTGATGTTGAACTGTCATTCGATGATAGAATAGTTTCACCTAATTTTTTGGAGTTCTAAAATGATATATCGCAATTTAAACTCTCATGGTTGGAGTTGAATTGTGAGGTTTAAAGAGTTATAAAGTAGAGAGTTGTGAAGTCTTACCTCttgtaaaaaattaataaggtataaaattgataattttttagtATTGAGAATTACGAACTCAATAGTCAAACAAAGAGTGGAGTTTTTACTTCTTAACCCCTTGAACTAAGTATGCCAGTAGGGAAGACTTATAACTAAGACCTTGTGATTCTaagttgggaaaaaaaaaaatatggtgaATAAATAGAGAGAGCAGCTGCTGCTttaatttacaataaaaaatgatgaacttgGAGACTGATTGTAGAGCACAACAATCAAAACCCCAACAACATAAGTTTACTATGGGAAGTGGACAAGTGAGCAGTTTTTATCAACAATTTATTGGTCTCCTTTTCATAAGAGAAAAGTGGAGTATCTTGTATTATCACTGTGAGTTTAATGAAAATACATGTCAAACTTTCCTTCTCGATAAGTCATCCATGGAGGTCGTCTTGCGAACCACTGAGTTACACTTGCAACTAAACGATAAGAAACGAAGGTTCCAACAAATCTGTGAATCCATTTCAGCTGAGAGAGTGGTTGAATTCCCAACTCAGACACTTCAGTAAAACTTTAATGAATCCCTGGTGATAATTTGTTATGgcgtaaaaaaaataatttatttatacctCTGGGGACTGTGCGacttaaaatctcaaattaataattttatcaattaaaacaCCAAACTTAATTCTTAAACCATTAAATTTTACATGTGTATGAGACTTTGTTTAAATACATGAAAAAGACATAGCACATTCAATCCAGTGAGTGAATTCAACTTTCACACGCCACATTAGCCTATCCAATccaatatgatattttaaactAAGTTTATATATCAAAGTATTTGATGATCAAATCAATGTTTCTACCTAAATAACGCTGTCTATGGCCAGAAATATTATTGCAGCCACCACGCAAGCTCTCTTCAGTAATCTACAATGGTTAATTGATCCTTTTGCAAAGCTGGTTTCTCTGAGTGTGTTCCTAACCAGGTCTCACATATGATATGGGGAAGACCATTTTCAACAGCATTCTCGGATCTcctgaaacaaaataaaaaagatcgATAAAATCAAAGCATAAGCTCCCTCTTTCTCATTTCATGTGTTTGAATTAGCTTATGCATAGCTCAACTTATGTTGGCAGGTTGCTTACTTATCCTACATATTTCACATCGAAATTAttgataaaatcaaaatataagcTCCCTAGATTGATAAAAGGGAACGGAAATATACAACTCAAGCCCCCTCGCTTAAACCAAGGGCGTTAAAAGAAAAGGCAGACATATATTAGCTAACCAAACAGTGTTTCCGATCAGTTTGCTCTATAGTTGTATGCTAGAATCCTTCTGCCACACTtgttctatttttataatatcATTTGAGTTTTCTTCCACACTAcccaaatatatttctatagtTGACAAGACATAGGTATCAAACCGCAAGACAGAAT from Benincasa hispida cultivar B227 chromosome 10, ASM972705v1, whole genome shotgun sequence carries:
- the LOC120087983 gene encoding F-box/kelch-repeat protein At2g44130-like; protein product: MERFEFELTELIPGLPEELGLDCITRLPHTTHRLASAVCRRWHQLISSPDFYYHRRKSGTTRLLACFIQALPPAFSTTGWKLCTSLAYGLTVFDSLSQSWERIPPIPQYPDGVPLFCHIASTEGKLVLMGGWDPETYDPIVDVFVYDFTRCGWRKGKDMPSKRSFFAIGASDGRIFISGGHDESKNALKSAWVYDLRTDEWTELPQMSQGRDECEGLMVGREFWVVSGYDTERQGMFDASAEVYDIDSGEWRVVDQAWEAGRCPRACVGMDKDGKLTNWSESAPAVRVGACGTVIGTRTVVTGSEYQGGPQNFHLMETEGGQNGKMSKINVPEEYSGYVQSGCCVEV